The following proteins are encoded in a genomic region of Sulfurovum indicum:
- a CDS encoding OmpP1/FadL family transporter, with translation MKKIIVLSTLAGSLLLGGAYKLPEQSLNSMALGAAYVAHTTEADTAYFNPANMAFMGDKQYIDGAVTLIRLPSNVYTLIDPYSGESKTENIVVPTIHYVAAPAGDFRWGVSIAVPGGLTKRWDSAYQKLYAEEFTLKNVEVNPVVSYKINEKFAVGGGVRLVYSEGVVKSDGRETTPYPIAREMEGNTIEFGYNLAVTYRPTDDISMAVTYRSNIDLNEEGEANLYFGGVGEQYDAEVSVPLPAALNIAVSKTWNNRFTLEFVYERTYWSAYKSLDFNYDQDILNPVLEEAFNTPIPKNWKDTNTFRVGATIEMDKITMMMGFAIDETPVPEETLGFELPDSDAKVFSMGFRYQQTESLSWGAAFLYDSKESRSITPGVNSNEVLANGGSFHEGGAYLTTIGVSYEY, from the coding sequence ATGAAAAAGATAATCGTACTTTCAACATTGGCCGGCAGCCTGCTGTTAGGCGGAGCCTACAAACTACCGGAACAGTCACTGAACTCTATGGCACTTGGTGCAGCATATGTGGCACATACAACTGAGGCGGATACTGCATACTTTAACCCGGCAAATATGGCATTCATGGGAGACAAACAGTATATTGACGGAGCGGTAACCTTGATTCGTCTGCCGTCGAATGTCTATACACTGATAGACCCTTATTCCGGTGAATCGAAAACAGAAAATATAGTTGTACCTACAATACACTATGTTGCTGCACCTGCAGGTGATTTCAGGTGGGGGGTCAGTATAGCAGTTCCAGGCGGTTTGACAAAGAGGTGGGACTCTGCCTATCAAAAACTCTATGCAGAAGAGTTTACTCTGAAAAATGTGGAAGTCAACCCTGTAGTATCATATAAGATCAATGAGAAGTTTGCAGTAGGTGGAGGGGTTCGCCTTGTTTACAGCGAAGGTGTTGTCAAAAGTGACGGTAGGGAAACTACTCCGTATCCTATTGCAAGAGAGATGGAAGGGAATACGATTGAGTTCGGATATAATCTTGCCGTGACCTACCGCCCGACAGATGATATCTCTATGGCAGTGACCTACCGCTCCAACATTGATCTGAATGAAGAGGGTGAAGCAAATCTTTATTTTGGCGGCGTAGGAGAGCAGTATGATGCTGAGGTTTCAGTTCCTCTTCCTGCAGCACTCAATATAGCAGTATCCAAAACATGGAATAATAGATTCACACTCGAGTTTGTTTATGAACGAACCTACTGGTCTGCCTATAAAAGCCTCGACTTTAATTACGACCAGGATATTTTGAATCCTGTGCTTGAGGAAGCATTTAATACGCCTATTCCCAAAAACTGGAAGGATACCAACACTTTCAGGGTCGGTGCGACCATAGAAATGGATAAAATAACGATGATGATGGGATTTGCGATCGACGAAACGCCTGTGCCGGAAGAGACACTCGGGTTTGAGCTTCCTGACAGTGATGCCAAGGTCTTCTCTATGGGATTCCGTTATCAGCAGACTGAGAGTCTCTCCTGGGGAGCTGCTTTTTTGTATGACAGCAAAGAGAGTCGATCTATAACGCCGGGGGTTAATTCCAACGAGGTTCTTGCCAATGGGGGAAGTTTCCACGAAGGAGGTGCATACTTGACAACAATAGGTGTATCATACGAGTATTAA
- a CDS encoding long-chain-fatty-acid--CoA ligase has product MSYQFNNFYELIVYHAKKRKNKTALFVDNEKISYGELLSKADRLAGFLAEKGVKEGDRVALFLRNSPEFIYTVFAASKLGAILVPVNTFLKEEELSYILEDSGSSVLVASAIHDKVVNYSQASRLCRFILWEGDVLVEGEQHHYFEEAFRSDKTTEHIQRGLEETAVIIYTSGTTGKPKGAMLSNKNILSNADSGRRTINVTAKDRGIVFLPMFHSFTFSIGVILPLYVGASIVIIKSLQPFSNIFKQTLLKQVTIFFGIPDVYNALAKAKLPWYFMWFNRIRAFISGAAALQPKTLEAMANKFKRATLLEGYGLSEASPAVCMNTFKKQKAGSVGTALYSYEMKIVDENMKELLHGEIGDIIVKGDNVMQGYWKRPEATAETIVNGWLLTGDMGYMDEEGFLFIVDRKKDLIISKGINIYPREIEEVIDAFAGVKASAVVGVFDEKHGEIPVVYIELEEGTESLDEAGLKKYLREQLANYKVPKQIHVIDELPKNATGKVLKRVLKEKLKQSKEA; this is encoded by the coding sequence ATGAGCTATCAGTTTAACAATTTTTATGAACTCATTGTATACCATGCAAAAAAGCGAAAGAACAAAACAGCACTTTTTGTGGATAATGAGAAGATATCTTACGGTGAACTTCTCTCAAAGGCAGACAGGCTTGCAGGGTTTTTGGCAGAGAAAGGGGTGAAAGAGGGTGACAGGGTCGCACTCTTCTTGCGAAATTCCCCAGAGTTTATCTATACAGTTTTTGCGGCTTCCAAACTGGGAGCTATTCTGGTTCCTGTAAATACTTTTTTAAAAGAGGAAGAGCTCAGCTATATTCTTGAAGACAGCGGCAGTTCCGTATTGGTAGCTTCTGCTATACATGACAAAGTAGTCAACTACAGCCAGGCAAGCAGGCTTTGCAGGTTCATTCTCTGGGAAGGTGATGTGCTGGTCGAAGGTGAACAGCATCACTATTTTGAAGAAGCGTTTAGGTCGGATAAAACGACAGAACATATACAGAGAGGACTTGAAGAGACAGCAGTTATTATTTATACTTCAGGAACTACAGGTAAGCCCAAAGGGGCTATGTTAAGCAATAAAAACATACTGTCAAATGCAGACTCCGGAAGAAGAACCATTAATGTAACGGCAAAAGACAGAGGGATAGTTTTTTTACCCATGTTCCACTCCTTTACCTTCTCTATCGGTGTCATCCTGCCTTTATATGTAGGAGCAAGTATCGTGATCATCAAATCACTTCAGCCCTTCTCCAATATCTTTAAACAGACACTGCTGAAGCAGGTTACAATTTTCTTTGGTATTCCTGATGTTTACAATGCTCTGGCAAAAGCAAAGCTTCCGTGGTACTTTATGTGGTTCAACCGGATTCGTGCATTTATTTCCGGTGCTGCAGCACTGCAGCCTAAAACACTTGAGGCCATGGCAAACAAGTTTAAGCGTGCTACGCTGCTTGAAGGATACGGTTTGAGTGAAGCGAGTCCGGCTGTCTGTATGAATACATTCAAAAAACAAAAAGCCGGCTCGGTCGGGACGGCACTCTACAGTTATGAGATGAAGATCGTTGACGAGAATATGAAGGAACTTCTGCACGGGGAGATCGGGGATATTATCGTCAAGGGAGACAATGTGATGCAGGGGTACTGGAAACGCCCCGAAGCGACAGCAGAAACTATCGTAAACGGATGGTTGTTGACAGGCGATATGGGCTATATGGATGAAGAGGGATTTCTTTTTATTGTGGACAGAAAAAAAGACCTTATTATCTCCAAAGGGATCAATATCTACCCGCGTGAGATAGAAGAGGTGATTGATGCGTTTGCCGGGGTAAAAGCATCGGCAGTAGTTGGTGTTTTCGATGAGAAACACGGGGAGATCCCTGTCGTTTATATTGAACTTGAAGAAGGGACTGAATCACTGGATGAAGCAGGACTGAAAAAGTATCTGCGCGAACAACTGGCCAATTATAAAGTACCGAAGCAGATTCATGTTATTGATGAACTTCCGAAGAATGCCACAGGTAAAGTACTTAAGCGTGTGCTGAAAGAGAAGCTGAAGCAATCGAAAGAAGCATAG